Proteins from a single region of Streptomyces sp. TN58:
- a CDS encoding SCO3374 family protein, with protein sequence MAATVLPTVPPPRVAPPEEDAYAAWYGRVLGWTVTGGPPVQLVTGIGFDVLELPSDAGTALLRRPVATGPVAVMGRRMRFLVAPGSADELDGLLDWLDWGGVALDLSALGAGGRITAPAPPGLPPGGSPRGAAVWLRPPEQGCEALLPALPGPGRAAGPALGPDLVRLVAAAATECHRARLRRRTGGVRQPLAFS encoded by the coding sequence ATGGCCGCAACCGTCCTGCCGACCGTCCCGCCGCCCCGCGTCGCGCCGCCCGAGGAGGACGCGTACGCCGCCTGGTACGGGAGGGTGCTCGGCTGGACCGTCACGGGCGGGCCCCCGGTCCAGCTGGTGACCGGGATCGGCTTCGACGTGCTGGAGCTGCCGTCGGACGCCGGTACGGCGCTGTTGCGCCGGCCGGTCGCCACGGGTCCGGTGGCCGTGATGGGGCGCCGGATGCGCTTCCTGGTGGCCCCGGGGAGCGCGGACGAGCTCGACGGGCTGCTCGACTGGCTGGACTGGGGCGGGGTCGCCCTGGATCTGTCCGCCCTGGGTGCGGGCGGGCGGATCACCGCCCCGGCTCCCCCGGGGCTGCCTCCGGGAGGAAGCCCTCGGGGGGCCGCCGTGTGGCTGCGACCCCCCGAGCAGGGGTGTGAGGCACTGCTGCCGGCCCTGCCCGGCCCCGGGCGGGCCGCAGGGCCCGCTCTCGGGCCCGATCTCGTACGCCTGGTCGCGGCGGCGGCGACGGAATGCCACCGGGCGCGGCTGCGGCGGCGTACGGGCGGGGTCCGTCAGCCCTTGGCCTTCTCGTAG
- a CDS encoding histone-like nucleoid-structuring protein Lsr2 — protein sequence MAQKVQVLLVDDLDGGEADETVTFALDGKTYEIDLTTANAEKLRGLLDPYTKGGRRTGGRATAARAKGRAAATGNPDTAEIRAWAKENGYNVNDRGRVPAEIREAYEKAKG from the coding sequence GTGGCACAGAAGGTTCAGGTCCTTCTTGTCGACGACCTCGACGGTGGCGAGGCGGACGAGACGGTGACGTTCGCTCTGGATGGCAAGACCTACGAGATCGACCTCACCACCGCCAACGCTGAAAAGCTCCGCGGTCTGCTCGACCCGTACACCAAGGGCGGCCGCCGCACCGGTGGCCGTGCCACCGCGGCCCGTGCCAAGGGCCGCGCCGCGGCGACCGGCAACCCGGACACCGCCGAGATCCGCGCGTGGGCGAAGGAGAACGGCTACAACGTGAACGACCGCGGCCGCGTCCCGGCCGAGATCCGTGAGGCCTACGAGAAGGCCAAGGGCTGA
- a CDS encoding amino-acid N-acetyltransferase: MGEFSSAHAETVTIRRARTRDVPALRRLLDQYVQQRILLDKAPVVLYEDIQEFWVAERDSDAQVVGCGALHVMWEDLAEVRTLAVDRDLKGAGVGHRVLQQLLSTARALGVSRVFCLTFEVEFFAKHGFVEIGETPVDTDVYMELLRSYDEGVAEFLGLERVKPNTLGNSRMLLHL, from the coding sequence ATGGGAGAGTTTTCCTCTGCACACGCAGAAACAGTGACGATCCGCCGTGCCCGCACACGCGATGTTCCCGCGCTGCGCCGCCTCCTCGACCAGTACGTGCAGCAGCGGATCCTGCTCGACAAAGCGCCGGTCGTCCTTTACGAGGACATCCAGGAGTTCTGGGTCGCGGAACGCGACTCCGACGCACAGGTGGTGGGCTGCGGCGCACTCCACGTGATGTGGGAAGACCTCGCCGAAGTGCGCACTCTCGCCGTCGACCGCGACCTGAAGGGCGCCGGCGTCGGCCATCGGGTGCTCCAGCAGTTGTTGAGCACGGCCCGCGCCCTCGGGGTGAGCCGGGTTTTCTGCCTGACCTTCGAAGTCGAGTTCTTCGCGAAGCACGGCTTCGTCGAGATCGGTGAGACCCCCGTCGACACCGATGTCTACATGGAGCTCTTGCGTTCCTATGACGAGGGTGTCGCCGAGTTCCTCGGTCTCGAACGAGTGAAGCCGAACACCTTGGGCAACAGCCGGATGCTTCTGCACCTCTGA
- a CDS encoding BlaI/MecI/CopY family transcriptional regulator produces MPRPLGELEDAVMTRVWQWNRPVTVREVLEDLQQERSIAYTTVMTVMDNLHQKGWVRREAEGRAYRYTAVSTRAAYSAALMNEAWSTSDNPAAALVAFFGMMSAEQREALRDAVRVVQYDDEAAADIPAEPRVEPRPEAPAEPPSPPSGEPSP; encoded by the coding sequence GTGCCTCGCCCCTTGGGAGAACTCGAAGACGCCGTCATGACGCGGGTGTGGCAGTGGAACCGCCCGGTCACCGTTCGGGAAGTCCTGGAAGACCTCCAGCAGGAACGGTCCATCGCGTACACCACGGTCATGACCGTTATGGACAATCTCCATCAGAAGGGCTGGGTCCGCCGGGAGGCCGAAGGCCGCGCCTATCGATATACGGCGGTCTCCACCCGCGCCGCCTACTCGGCCGCACTGATGAACGAAGCCTGGTCGACGAGCGACAACCCCGCCGCCGCTCTCGTCGCCTTCTTCGGCATGATGTCCGCGGAACAGCGCGAAGCCCTCCGCGACGCCGTCCGGGTCGTCCAGTACGACGACGAGGCCGCCGCCGACATCCCCGCGGAACCCCGCGTCGAACCCCGCCCCGAAGCGCCCGCGGAACCCCCCTCCCCGCCTTCCGGCGAGCCTTCCCCGTAG
- a CDS encoding DUF397 domain-containing protein, which produces MTTQPAWRKSSFCGAGDACVYVAVTPGALVKVADRVDPAHLVLATTQAAWADFLRAVKETG; this is translated from the coding sequence ATGACCACTCAGCCCGCGTGGCGGAAGTCCTCGTTCTGCGGCGCCGGCGACGCCTGCGTCTACGTCGCCGTCACCCCCGGAGCCCTCGTCAAGGTCGCCGACCGGGTCGACCCCGCCCACCTGGTTCTGGCCACGACCCAGGCCGCCTGGGCGGACTTCCTGCGGGCGGTCAAGGAGACCGGCTGA
- a CDS encoding threonine aldolase family protein, with protein sequence MSDVNEETDRDERLVAAWRAARRTLTRGPREATLGAALARLAEAPYDMDAPADVYGDGIVEELERRVAELLGTQDAAFFPSGTMAQQIALRCWAGRTGNPVVALHPMSHPEMWEGDALSTVSGLRVVHPTTEARQPTADEVASVAEPFGTLMLELPLREAGFMLPSWEELEALVEAGREREAAIHFDGARLWESTVHFGRPLPEIAGLADSVYVSFYKSLGGLSGAALAGTREFVEEARVWRHRYGGRIFRQFPQALSALAGLERELPRLPSYVAQARMVAGALREALAKSGVPWSRVHPGEPHTHQFQVWLPHDPDRLTDAGLRQAEETGTVLFRRWSAGGPPGLAVTELEVTEPGLSWTEADVHDAVAAFAARI encoded by the coding sequence ATGAGCGACGTGAACGAGGAGACGGACCGCGACGAGCGGCTTGTGGCGGCATGGCGGGCGGCGCGGCGGACGCTGACGCGCGGCCCGCGCGAGGCCACGCTCGGCGCGGCACTGGCGCGGCTCGCCGAAGCCCCGTACGACATGGACGCACCCGCCGACGTCTACGGCGACGGGATCGTGGAGGAGCTGGAGCGGCGGGTCGCGGAGCTGCTCGGGACACAGGACGCGGCGTTCTTCCCCAGCGGCACGATGGCGCAGCAGATCGCCCTGCGCTGCTGGGCGGGCCGGACCGGGAACCCGGTGGTGGCGCTGCACCCGATGAGCCATCCGGAGATGTGGGAGGGCGACGCCCTGTCGACGGTCTCCGGGCTGCGGGTCGTCCACCCGACGACCGAGGCGCGCCAGCCGACCGCGGACGAGGTCGCGTCCGTCGCGGAGCCCTTCGGCACGCTGATGCTGGAGCTGCCGCTGCGCGAGGCGGGATTCATGCTGCCCTCCTGGGAGGAGCTGGAGGCGCTGGTGGAGGCGGGTCGCGAACGGGAGGCGGCGATCCACTTCGACGGGGCCCGGCTGTGGGAGTCCACCGTGCACTTCGGCCGTCCGCTGCCGGAGATCGCCGGGCTCGCGGACTCCGTGTACGTCTCGTTCTACAAGTCGCTGGGCGGCCTGAGCGGGGCGGCCCTGGCCGGGACGCGGGAGTTCGTGGAGGAGGCCAGGGTCTGGCGCCACCGCTACGGCGGCCGGATCTTCCGGCAGTTCCCGCAGGCCCTGTCCGCGCTGGCCGGCCTGGAGCGGGAGCTGCCGCGGCTGCCGTCGTACGTGGCCCAGGCGCGGATGGTGGCCGGGGCGCTGCGCGAGGCCCTGGCGAAGTCCGGCGTCCCGTGGTCGCGCGTCCACCCCGGGGAACCGCACACCCACCAGTTCCAGGTGTGGCTGCCCCACGACCCGGACCGGCTGACGGACGCGGGCCTGCGGCAGGCGGAGGAGACGGGCACGGTCCTCTTCCGCCGCTGGTCGGCCGGGGGGCCGCCGGGCCTCGCGGTCACCGAGCTGGAGGTCACGGAGCCGGGCCTGTCCTGGACCGAAGCCGACGTGCACGACGCCGTCGCGGCCTTCGCGGCCCGCATCTGA
- a CDS encoding Rossmann-like and DUF2520 domain-containing protein: protein MNHSQQPRPARLAVGVVGAGRVGPALARALQQAGHRPVAVSGVSDASVRRAARMLPDVPLVPPAQVLELADLVLLTVPDDALPSLVEGLAETGAVRPGQLLVHTSGRYGTAVLDPARRAGALPLALHPAMTFTGTEVDVQRLAGCSFGVTAPDELRLAAEALVIEMGGEPEWIAEENRALYHAALALGANHLVTLVAQSLELLRKAGVGHPDRMLGPLLGAALDNALRSGDAALTGPVARGDAGTVAAHVSELRRHAPGTVAGYLAMARTTADRALAHGLLKPELAEDLLGVLADTDPDGGDQ, encoded by the coding sequence GTGAATCACTCACAGCAGCCACGCCCTGCCCGGCTCGCCGTCGGCGTCGTCGGGGCGGGCCGCGTCGGCCCGGCGCTGGCCCGTGCGCTCCAGCAGGCGGGCCACCGGCCCGTCGCCGTGTCGGGCGTGTCCGACGCGTCCGTGCGCCGCGCCGCGCGGATGCTGCCCGACGTGCCGCTGGTGCCGCCCGCGCAGGTGCTGGAGCTGGCCGACCTGGTCCTGCTGACCGTCCCCGACGACGCGCTGCCGTCGCTGGTGGAAGGGCTGGCGGAGACCGGCGCGGTCCGGCCCGGCCAGCTCCTCGTGCACACCTCCGGCCGGTACGGGACCGCCGTACTCGACCCGGCGCGCCGGGCGGGCGCCCTGCCACTGGCGCTGCACCCCGCGATGACCTTCACCGGTACCGAGGTCGACGTACAGCGGCTGGCCGGCTGCTCCTTCGGCGTCACCGCCCCCGACGAGCTGCGGCTGGCCGCCGAGGCCCTGGTCATCGAGATGGGCGGGGAGCCCGAGTGGATCGCGGAGGAGAACCGGGCGCTCTACCACGCGGCCCTGGCCCTCGGTGCGAACCACCTGGTCACGCTGGTCGCCCAGTCCCTGGAGCTGCTGCGCAAGGCCGGGGTCGGGCACCCCGACCGGATGCTCGGCCCGCTGCTCGGGGCGGCCCTCGACAACGCCCTGCGCTCCGGGGACGCGGCCCTGACCGGGCCGGTGGCCCGCGGTGACGCCGGGACGGTCGCCGCACACGTGTCGGAGCTGCGCCGGCACGCGCCGGGCACGGTCGCCGGATACCTGGCGATGGCCCGCACCACCGCCGACCGGGCCCTCGCGCACGGTCTGCTCAAGCCCGAACTCGCCGAGGACCTGCTCGGCGTACTCGCCGACACGGACCCTGACGGGGGCGATCAGTGA
- the panC gene encoding pantoate--beta-alanine ligase, whose protein sequence is MTELLLHTADELHKLPRTGRRAVVMTMGALHEGHATLVRTARDLVGAEGQVVVTVFVNPLQFGAGEDLDRYPRTLDADLAVAEGAGADAVFAPAVEEVYPGGDPQVRISAGPMGERLEGATRPGHFDGMLTVVAKLLHLTRPDLALYGQKDAQQLALIRRMVTDLNFPVEVVGVPTVREEDGLALSSRNRYLSPADRQTALALSRALFAGRDRLAAQAALRARAEAAPASDERATALARLGEIRASADAHAVSAACTGLPDAVRSAAAHVLADAARSEPPLVLDYLALVDPKDFTEAGPDFTGQAVLAVAAKVGTTRLIDNIPLEFGAHS, encoded by the coding sequence GTGACCGAGCTGCTGCTGCACACCGCCGACGAGCTGCACAAGCTGCCGCGCACCGGGCGGCGGGCCGTGGTGATGACCATGGGCGCCCTGCACGAGGGCCACGCGACCCTCGTCCGGACCGCCCGCGACCTGGTCGGAGCCGAGGGGCAGGTCGTCGTCACCGTCTTCGTCAACCCGCTGCAGTTCGGGGCGGGCGAGGACCTGGACCGCTACCCCCGCACCCTCGACGCGGACCTGGCGGTCGCCGAAGGCGCGGGCGCCGACGCCGTGTTCGCGCCCGCCGTCGAGGAGGTCTACCCGGGCGGGGACCCGCAGGTGCGGATCAGCGCCGGCCCGATGGGCGAGCGCCTCGAAGGGGCCACCCGGCCCGGCCACTTCGACGGGATGCTGACCGTCGTCGCCAAGCTGCTCCACCTGACCCGCCCCGACCTGGCGCTCTACGGCCAGAAGGACGCACAGCAACTGGCCCTGATCCGGCGGATGGTGACCGACCTGAACTTCCCCGTCGAGGTGGTCGGCGTACCGACCGTCCGCGAGGAGGACGGGCTGGCGCTGTCGTCCCGCAACCGCTACCTCTCCCCCGCGGACCGGCAGACCGCCCTGGCGCTGTCCCGGGCCCTGTTCGCCGGCCGCGACCGGCTCGCCGCGCAGGCCGCGCTGCGGGCCCGCGCCGAGGCCGCCCCGGCCAGCGACGAGCGGGCCACCGCCCTGGCCCGGCTCGGCGAGATCCGCGCCTCGGCCGACGCGCACGCCGTCTCGGCGGCCTGCACGGGCCTGCCGGACGCGGTACGGTCCGCGGCGGCCCACGTCCTGGCGGACGCGGCCCGTTCGGAGCCGCCGCTCGTGCTGGACTACCTGGCGCTGGTGGACCCGAAGGACTTCACCGAGGCCGGTCCCGACTTCACCGGGCAGGCCGTCCTGGCCGTCGCCGCGAAGGTGGGCACGACCCGGCTGATCGACAACATCCCATTGGAATTCGGAGCACACTCGTGA
- a CDS encoding L-aspartate oxidase has translation MSTPGRGPAGSTGIRLHAPAPGWSLDADVVVVGSGVAGLTAALRCAAAGRRTVVVTKARLDDGSTRWAQGGIAAALGEGDSPEQHLDDTLVAGAGLCDEEAVRLLVTEGPDAVRRLIDTGAVFDTSLETGEIELTREGGHHRRRIAHAGGDATGAEISRALVEAVHAAGIETVENALVLDLLQDAQGRTAGVTLHVMGEGQHDGVGAVHAPAVILATGGMGQVFSATTNPSVSTGDGVALALRAGAEVSDLEFVQFHPTVLFLGPDAEGQQPLVSEAVRGEGAYLVDADGVRFMVGQHELAELAPRDIVAKGIMRRMQEQGARHMYLDARHFGAEMWEQRFPTILAACRSHGIDPVTEPIPVAPAAHYASGGVRTDLHGRTTVPGLYACGEVACTGVHGANRLASNSLLEGLVFAERIAEDISAQEYGGGGPGVPVPSTGPLQPAGARYEVQRIMTDGAGVLRSAASLAAAAEALEGLYATALNELEAHGKTAEPGVDTWEATNLLCVARVLVAAAQRREETRGCHWREDHPDRDDARWRRHLVVRLSATEKRALVVVPTDSADFPSVHPLSTPSLEQ, from the coding sequence GTGAGCACCCCTGGCAGAGGCCCCGCCGGCAGCACGGGCATACGGCTGCACGCGCCGGCGCCCGGCTGGTCCCTGGACGCCGACGTCGTGGTCGTCGGCTCCGGCGTGGCCGGCCTGACCGCCGCGCTGCGCTGCGCGGCCGCGGGCCGCCGTACCGTCGTGGTCACCAAGGCCCGGCTCGACGACGGCTCCACCCGCTGGGCCCAGGGCGGCATCGCCGCGGCCCTCGGCGAGGGCGACAGCCCCGAGCAGCACCTCGACGACACCCTGGTCGCGGGCGCCGGCCTGTGCGACGAGGAGGCCGTACGGCTGCTCGTCACCGAAGGCCCCGACGCGGTACGGCGGTTGATCGACACCGGTGCGGTCTTCGACACCTCCTTGGAAACCGGCGAGATCGAACTGACCCGGGAGGGCGGCCACCACCGCCGGCGGATCGCGCACGCGGGCGGCGACGCCACCGGCGCCGAGATCTCCCGGGCGCTGGTCGAGGCCGTGCACGCCGCGGGCATAGAGACCGTGGAGAACGCGCTCGTACTGGACCTCCTCCAGGACGCGCAGGGCCGTACGGCGGGTGTCACGCTGCACGTCATGGGCGAGGGGCAGCACGACGGCGTCGGCGCCGTCCACGCCCCGGCCGTGATCCTGGCGACCGGCGGCATGGGCCAGGTCTTCTCCGCGACGACGAACCCGTCGGTGTCCACCGGTGACGGCGTGGCGCTGGCGCTGCGCGCCGGGGCGGAGGTCTCCGACCTGGAGTTCGTGCAGTTCCACCCGACGGTGCTGTTCCTCGGCCCGGACGCCGAGGGGCAGCAGCCGCTGGTGTCGGAGGCGGTGCGGGGCGAGGGCGCGTACCTCGTCGACGCCGACGGCGTCCGCTTCATGGTGGGCCAGCACGAGCTCGCCGAACTGGCCCCGCGCGACATCGTCGCCAAGGGCATCATGCGCCGCATGCAGGAGCAGGGCGCGCGGCACATGTACCTCGACGCCCGGCACTTCGGCGCCGAGATGTGGGAGCAGCGCTTCCCGACGATCCTGGCCGCCTGCCGCTCGCACGGCATCGACCCGGTGACCGAGCCGATCCCGGTGGCGCCCGCCGCGCACTACGCCTCCGGCGGCGTCCGCACCGACCTGCACGGGCGTACGACCGTCCCCGGCCTGTACGCCTGCGGCGAGGTCGCCTGCACGGGCGTGCACGGCGCGAACCGGCTCGCCTCCAACTCCCTGCTGGAGGGCCTGGTCTTCGCCGAGCGGATCGCCGAGGACATCTCCGCGCAGGAGTACGGCGGGGGCGGCCCGGGCGTGCCGGTTCCCTCGACCGGTCCGCTGCAGCCCGCGGGGGCCCGGTACGAGGTCCAGCGGATCATGACGGACGGCGCGGGCGTGCTGCGCTCCGCCGCGTCGCTGGCCGCGGCGGCGGAGGCCCTGGAGGGGCTGTACGCCACCGCCCTGAACGAACTCGAAGCGCACGGCAAGACCGCCGAGCCGGGCGTGGACACGTGGGAGGCCACGAACCTGCTGTGCGTGGCGCGGGTCCTGGTCGCCGCCGCGCAGCGGCGCGAGGAGACCCGCGGCTGCCACTGGCGCGAGGACCACCCCGACCGGGACGATGCGCGGTGGCGCCGCCACCTGGTGGTCCGGCTCTCGGCCACCGAGAAGCGGGCCCTGGTCGTCGTACCCACCGACTCCGCGGACTTCCCGTCCGTGCACCCCCTGAGCACCCCGAGCCTGGAGCAGTGA
- the nadC gene encoding carboxylating nicotinate-nucleotide diphosphorylase, with the protein MSTPELPLIDQNDGGCGDDCACGDGEESGLDPALAQLLADAGLDPIEVEDIAHMALSEDLDGGVDVTTVATVPEDAEAVADFVAREDGVVAGLRIAEAVFSVVCTEAFEVERHAEDGDSVKAGELLLSVRARTRDLLTAERSALNILCRLSGIATATRRWADVLEGTKARVRDTRKTTPGLRSLEKYAVRCGGGVNHRMSLSDAALVKDNHVVAAGGVAQAFNAVREAFPEVPIEVEVDTMHQVREVLDAGADLILLDNFTVPETEEAVTLVAGRAVLESSGRLTLDTARAYAETGVDYLAVGGLTHSSPILDIGLDLREAV; encoded by the coding sequence GTGAGCACCCCCGAACTTCCCCTCATCGACCAGAACGACGGCGGCTGCGGCGACGACTGCGCCTGCGGCGACGGCGAGGAGAGCGGCCTCGACCCGGCGCTGGCCCAGCTGCTCGCGGACGCGGGCCTGGACCCGATCGAGGTCGAGGACATCGCCCACATGGCGCTCTCCGAGGACCTCGACGGCGGCGTGGACGTCACCACCGTGGCGACGGTCCCCGAGGACGCCGAGGCCGTCGCCGACTTCGTCGCCCGCGAGGACGGCGTCGTGGCGGGGCTGCGCATCGCCGAGGCGGTGTTCTCCGTGGTGTGCACGGAGGCCTTCGAGGTGGAGCGGCACGCGGAGGACGGCGACAGCGTCAAGGCCGGCGAGCTGCTGCTGTCGGTCCGCGCCCGTACCCGCGACCTGCTGACGGCCGAGCGCAGCGCGCTGAACATCCTGTGCCGCCTCTCGGGCATCGCGACGGCCACCCGCCGCTGGGCGGACGTGCTGGAGGGCACGAAGGCCAGGGTCCGCGACACCCGCAAGACCACGCCGGGCCTGCGCTCGCTGGAGAAGTACGCGGTCCGCTGCGGCGGCGGCGTCAACCACCGCATGTCGCTGTCGGACGCAGCGCTGGTGAAGGACAACCACGTGGTCGCCGCGGGCGGTGTCGCGCAGGCGTTCAACGCGGTGCGCGAGGCCTTCCCGGAGGTCCCGATCGAGGTCGAGGTCGACACGATGCACCAGGTCCGCGAGGTTCTTGACGCGGGCGCCGACCTGATCCTGCTGGACAACTTCACCGTCCCGGAGACCGAGGAGGCCGTCACGCTGGTGGCCGGCCGCGCGGTGCTGGAGTCCTCGGGCCGGCTGACCCTGGACACCGCCCGGGCGTACGCGGAGACCGGCGTGGACTACCTGGCGGTCGGCGGTCTGACGCACTCCTCGCCGATCCTGGACATCGGCCTCGATCTGCGCGAGGCGGTGTAA
- a CDS encoding type III pantothenate kinase encodes MLLTIDVGNTHTVLGLFDGDEIVEHWRISTDPRRTADEMAVLMQGLMGMHPMLGSELGDGIHGIAICSTVPSVLHELREVTRRYYGDVPAVLVEPGIKTGVPILMDNPKEVGADRIINAVAAVELYGGPAIVVDFGTATTFDAVSARGEYVGGVISPGIEISMEALGVRGAQLRKIELARPRHVIGKSTVEAMQSGVIYGFAGQVDGVVARMAKELAGPHGDPDDVRVIATGGLAPMVLGEASVIDDHEPWLTLIGLRLVYQRNAPNFE; translated from the coding sequence GTGCTCCTCACCATCGACGTAGGCAACACCCACACGGTCCTGGGCCTGTTCGACGGTGACGAGATCGTCGAGCACTGGCGGATCTCGACCGACCCGCGGCGCACGGCCGACGAGATGGCCGTGCTGATGCAGGGCCTGATGGGCATGCACCCGATGCTCGGCAGCGAGCTCGGGGACGGGATCCACGGCATCGCGATCTGCTCGACGGTGCCGTCGGTCCTGCACGAGCTGCGCGAGGTCACCCGCCGCTACTACGGCGACGTGCCGGCGGTGCTGGTGGAGCCCGGCATCAAGACGGGCGTGCCGATCCTGATGGACAACCCGAAGGAGGTCGGCGCGGACCGCATCATCAACGCGGTCGCGGCGGTCGAGCTCTACGGCGGCCCGGCGATCGTGGTCGACTTCGGTACGGCTACCACCTTCGACGCGGTGTCCGCGCGGGGCGAGTACGTGGGCGGGGTGATCTCGCCGGGCATAGAGATCTCGATGGAGGCGCTCGGCGTGCGCGGCGCGCAGCTGCGCAAGATCGAGCTGGCCCGGCCGCGCCACGTGATCGGCAAGTCGACGGTCGAGGCGATGCAGTCGGGCGTGATCTACGGTTTCGCGGGCCAGGTCGACGGGGTCGTGGCCCGGATGGCCAAGGAGCTGGCGGGCCCGCACGGCGACCCGGACGACGTCCGTGTCATCGCCACGGGCGGTCTGGCGCCGATGGTGCTGGGCGAGGCGTCGGTGATCGACGACCACGAGCCGTGGCTGACCCTGATCGGCCTGCGCCTGGTGTACCAGCGCAACGCGCCGAACTTCGAGTAG
- a CDS encoding DUF5937 family protein, with translation MSVTIDIAGLPSERITFAPSPLAELCMALHALSQPGHHPRLASWTTATSASLDPCLADRLLEAEFLWRSSFSDIFMPFAGIPGGSGRPAPTLAGELDVLDRLDDERFVGAALEHCRPALYNEGGGASPLKDPAARARALEAAAARGPRRLDFSVRLLDEPAAVRVWLRRLLEDCDEAFFAETWKRLEPGQSADARHKSELLRRKGLPAALKDVSAALSVDEGLTTVTADKMVHGATTATDPRIGSGLVFVPTDFGRPHLMVLHAPDWRPVVHYPLGTPAPAPGPGSVELLQRRMEALAHPMRMMLCRSLARAPYTTSELANVHGITAPEVSRHLAVLKRAGLMHTRRQGRYAQHELDLAAVARIGTDFIEGILR, from the coding sequence ATGAGCGTCACCATCGACATCGCCGGGCTCCCCAGCGAGCGGATCACCTTCGCGCCCTCCCCGCTCGCGGAGCTCTGCATGGCCCTGCACGCGCTCTCGCAGCCGGGGCACCATCCGCGGCTGGCCTCCTGGACCACCGCCACCTCGGCCTCGCTCGATCCGTGTCTCGCGGACCGGCTGCTGGAGGCCGAGTTCCTGTGGCGCAGCTCCTTCTCCGACATCTTCATGCCCTTCGCCGGGATCCCCGGCGGGAGCGGGCGGCCCGCGCCGACGCTGGCCGGGGAGCTGGACGTACTGGACCGGCTGGACGACGAGCGGTTCGTGGGGGCGGCCCTGGAGCACTGCCGGCCGGCGCTCTACAACGAGGGCGGCGGGGCCTCGCCACTGAAGGACCCCGCGGCCCGGGCCCGGGCGCTGGAGGCGGCGGCCGCGCGCGGCCCGCGCCGGCTGGACTTCTCCGTGCGGCTGCTGGACGAGCCGGCGGCCGTACGGGTGTGGCTGCGGCGGCTCCTGGAGGACTGCGACGAGGCGTTCTTCGCCGAGACGTGGAAGCGCCTGGAGCCCGGGCAGAGCGCCGACGCCCGGCACAAGTCCGAGCTGCTGCGCCGCAAGGGCCTGCCGGCCGCGCTGAAGGACGTGTCGGCGGCCCTGAGCGTCGACGAGGGGCTCACCACCGTCACCGCCGACAAGATGGTCCACGGGGCGACGACGGCCACCGATCCGCGAATAGGCAGCGGCCTCGTCTTCGTGCCGACCGACTTCGGCCGGCCGCATCTGATGGTGCTGCACGCACCGGACTGGCGGCCGGTGGTCCACTATCCGCTCGGCACCCCCGCACCGGCCCCCGGGCCGGGCTCGGTGGAGCTGCTCCAGCGGCGGATGGAGGCACTGGCGCACCCGATGCGGATGATGCTGTGCCGGAGTCTGGCCCGGGCCCCGTACACGACCAGCGAGCTGGCGAACGTGCACGGGATCACCGCGCCGGAGGTGTCGCGGCATCTGGCCGTCCTGAAAAGGGCCGGTCTGATGCATACACGCAGGCAAGGTCGTTATGCCCAGCACGAGTTGGATCTGGCTGCCGTCGCCCGTATCGGCACCGACTTCATCGAGGGCATCCTCCGCTAG